One window of the Notolabrus celidotus isolate fNotCel1 chromosome 23, fNotCel1.pri, whole genome shotgun sequence genome contains the following:
- the rnf175 gene encoding RING finger protein 175, with protein sequence MAGVHPQDDLLKMTHRENWKVQHEHLHVKHRGHEAMHAEMVLILIATLVVAQIVLVQWKQRHHRSYNLVTLVQMWVVPLYFTIKLYWWRFLSMWGMFSVVTSYVIFRATRKPLSCRTPRMVYKWFLLIYKLSYAVGVLGYLAIMFTMFGFNVFFRIKAEDSMDVGVIMLFYGLYYGVMGRDFAEICSDYMASTIGYYNKGGMPSRSLTDDICAVCGQRILVDVEEEGFIEDTYQLSCGHIFHEFCIRGWCIVGKKQTCPYCNEKVDLKRMMNNPWEKTHVLYGQLLDWLRYLVAWQPIIIGIVHGINFTLGLE encoded by the exons ATGGCAGGTGTGCACCCTCAG GACGACCTGCTGAAAATGACCCACAGAGAGAACTGGAA GGTGCAGCATGAGCATCTGCATGTGAAGCACAGGGGTCATGAAGCCATGCATGCAGAGATGGTCCTGATCCTCATCGCCACGCTGGTGGTGGCTCAGATCGTCCTGGTGCAGTGGAAGCAGAGGCACCACCGCTCCTACAAT CTGGTGACCCTCGTCCAGATGTGGGTGGTCCCCCTTTACTTCACCATCAAACTGTACTGGTGGAGGTTCCTGTCCATGTGGGGGATGTTCTCCGTCGTCACCAGCTACGTCATCTTCAGAGCCACGCGTAAGCCTCTGTCCTGCAGGACGCCCAG gatgGTGTACAAATGGTTCCTGCTGATCTACAAGCTGAGCTATGCAGTGGGCGTCCTCGGCTACCTGGCCATCATGTTCACCATGTTCGGCTTCAACGTCTTCTTCAG GATCAAGGCCGAGGACTCGATGGACGTGGGTGTCATCATGTTGTTCTACGGGCTTTACTACGGCGTCATGGGCAGAGACTTTGCAGAGATCTGCTCGGACTACATGGCTTCAACAATCGGG TACTACAACAAGGGAGGCATGCCCAGCCGGAGTCTGACAGACGACATCTGTGCGGTGTGCGGTCAGAGGATCCTGGTGGACGTGGAGGAGGAAGGATTCATAGAAGACACCTACCAGCTCTCCTGTGGACACAT CTTCCACGAGTTCTGCATCCGCGGCTGGTGCATCGTGGGAAAGAAGCAAACCTGTCCCTACTGCAACGAGAAGGTGGACTTGAAGAGGATGATGAACAACCC CTGGGAGAAGACTCACGTCCTGTATGGGCAGCTCCTGGACTGGCTCAGGTACCTGGTAGCCTGGCAGCCCATCATCATCGGCATCGTCCACGGGATTAACTTCACCCTGGGTCTGGAATAG